The sequence gagcgagagagacagagtgagagcgagaaaaacaaagagagtgagagcgagagagacaaagagagtgagagcgagagagacaaagagagtgagagcgagagagacaaagagtgagagcgcgagagacaaagagagtgagagcgagagattgcttgagagagagagagagagagagagagagagagagagagtgggagagggaaaggcagaaagatagagagatagggaaagacaAGATAGAGCAACTTGCTGACCTGCCCCTTGCTTGGTCTCTGACTACCAGTTCTCAGCAGCCGCTTCGTTTTATATGCAACATGCATGCATTCTTATCttaacattatttttctatttcattcagTTTATCTCACCTGTGTGCAATCCTCCAAAAAGAAGAGGAATTTTAAATCACCAAACAAAGCAgtatttgtgtgctgtgtgtccaTTACGCCGTCTTTCTgagagtgtgtttatatacatgtatgtatatatatatatatatatatatatatatatatatatatatatatattcatatatatatatacatatacatatatatatatatatatatatatatatatatatatatatattcatatatatatatatatatatatatattcatatatatatacatatacatatatatatatatatatatatatatatatatatatatatattcatatatatacatatacatatatatatatatatatatatatatatatatatgtgtgtgtgtgtgtgtgtgtgtgtgtgtgtgtgtgatatatataaatatatatatatatatatatatatatatatatatatatatatatatatatatatttaaatatatatatatgtatatatatgtacatatatatatatatttatatatatatatatatatatatgtatgtatgtatgcatgtatatgtatagatatatatatatatatatatatatatatatatatgcatatacatgtacatatatacatatatatagatatatatagatagagatatatagatatagacatatggatatatatacatacatatatatatgtatatatacataaacatatatataaacatatatatatatgtgtgtgtgtgtgtgtgtgtacatatgcatatgcatataggtctatatgtatgtatacatatacatatctatgattatatatacatatatataaatatgtgtatgtgtgtgtgtgtgtgtgtgtgtgtgtgtttatgtgtgtgtatatatatgtgtatatatatatatatatatatatatgagagagagaaaaagagagatttgtgtatatacatatacatacacacacgtatatatatatatatatatatatatatatatatatatacatatacatatttatgtttatatatatacatatatatatatatatatatatatatatatatatgtgtgtgtgtgtgtgtgtgtgtgtgtgtgtgtgtgtatgtgtgtgtgtgtgtgtgtgtgtgtatgtgtgtgtgtgtgtgtgtgtgtgtatgaacatataatatatatatatatatatatatatatatatacatatatatatatatatatatatatatatatgcgagtacatatatagtatacacacacacacacacacacacacgtgtgtgtgtatatacatatatatatatatatatatatatatatatacatatatgtggtgtTATCCTTTAACAAGTGAAACAGCGAAACAAGCGAAGGCAAGCCAGGAGAGATTCCCAGACGTGCACCACACAGCGCCCAACTTAATCCATTTGTTTGTACGTGGTTTCGCATCCTATTGACTTATCAGGCGACCTTGACACGATCAATAGCTCTTGACCTGATCTGTGAACAACGGAGTACTGTTGATAGTGTCTTAACCATAGTAATATGTTCCCTGGACAAGAAAATAATCGGTGAAGAAGTGTGTATGGGAAGAAACaatgaagagaagataaaaatacgAGGGCCTGGCTGAGCGTCAAAAAGTGTGGTGAAAAGTCGTCAGACCCGAACAATTCTTAGACAAATCTCCCAAGTTCTAACTTATTAGTAGCACTAAGATTAAGCACTAAGATTAAGGCAATATTGAGTAAGTCAATAAATAATGAAGCGAAAACAATCTTTAAGTTTTCCTCTTGATAATAATTAATCACAAGTATTGGAGGCATGACACTCCTTAAAAGTCAGTGGCGGTTTACCACTTAATTGTGAAGTGTTAAACATTAGATATCAAAGTATCGAATCTTAAAATTCCcttcttgtatccatttcggttaatccTTCGTCTGAAAAGAAATTcgtgacgagttcgaaacgttttaattctgtttcttttattattgtggatgttttccttttcgtctttgtgtacacgtgactgtgtttgtgcttgtgttcatATAAACTtacagtgcatacatacatacatgtatagtaaTAAGTGCTACTAATAAAGGAAAATTAAACCGCAAAAATCTTCTATTTAGTATATTTGATACACACTGCACCGCGTCAGTAGAACACGTCATTACACTGGATGGCTGTCTGATATATCACTTTGCCCGATTCCATAGAGCAGTGTTTTTGAACCTTTTTAGTCATGGACACCTTTCAGAATCTGATGTAAGATTCCtcctgaaatattcacatagagaCAACTTTACATGTACTCTATGCATTGTCTCCTACATTTATGAGATACGCAAAGTATTATTAAACCTTActgtaaacaatctaaaaaaaaacaaaaaaaaaacgcactcatctttatacaaaaaataatgttaatttttTATCTGGTCGTGCTCATGAACCTTAGAGATGgtgttgttttgtattttcattctccattttttttcgaaTATGGTCGTGATGAAGTCGTTGTTAATTCAAAATCCTTAACTTAGAAAACATATATCTCGGTTGTCGTTTATAATGATGCCACCGTTCGTCATAGAAAAAAGTTGACTCAAACAACAGGtcaatgaagggaaaggagaaagaaagagagatcaaagTTATTTGCAAATGTCCGCGATTGTTGCTAATACTTTGTCTGCAATCAAGGTGGCTGTATCGTGAGTCATGTAGGATGTGTCATAGCTGACAGAGTAAGGACAATGACCGCGAAATGTGTAAATCTGGTGAAGCATCATGAAGAGGAAACGGTGAGCAGATGAAGCCATGAGGATGTCCGTAATCTGAAGGTGTTCGCCCTCTCCCCTGATCAACGTGGTCATGTCGCCGACGTTGGCGAGTCCGTAGTCCCTAAGCACTGGCGGGGGCGTCGCAAAGTAGCGATGCGGGTCAACGGGCGGCTGTGTCATCTCACGTACTACCTCCTGCTGCAGCGCCAGGCCGGAGCGGATCAGGCCCGTCAGGGACCCGTGCAAGGACCTGCAATAGTGCCAGAAGTGGTCGCGCACGCGTGCGGGTGTGACCACGCGGTGCACAGTAGGGCGCACGTGCAGGCCCAGCACCTCCAGCGGGTTCCTGCTCATGTAGCGACGGACGTCGGTGGCGAGATTGATGCTGAGGCTGAAGGCGTCCTGCTGCAGGCCGGCCTCTGTCACGATCTCCACCAGTGCCGTGTTGATGGCCGCCTGCAGGCCGCTGTTGAACGTCACGCCCTCGGACTTGCACTTGGCAGTGAACTTCTGAAGGATTGTCGGCCTAACGTCCCTGAAGACGTGGCCGGAGGAGGGGACGGCCTCAGGCCTCGGAAACGCCTTCAGTAGGATCGGCTCGGAGTCGCAGGCCAGTAGCTCCTCCTTCATGGCCTCCAGACGTGCCGGGTCCCTCTCGAACTCCTCCCGGATCCTGCGTTTCACCGCGTCGATCTCCGTCGACGGCACCAGCTCTCCGATCTGCCGCGAGTCGTCGATGGGGCGGCCTGCGATGACGTCATTGAGGAGCTCCACAAGCCTCTGGGTGATCAAGGGCATCGTTGGACCACCAACGAAGGAGTGATGGACAGTAATGGCAAGGTAGCTCTGATGCGGGAATTTCTCCCGAACCTCCTTCAGGTGGGGAGGCCTTCTGGCAGCCCTGGCGTCAACGCCGTTACCTGGCATGAGAATAGTAAGCCAGAGAGGAGCCTGGCCGTAGCCCATGGGCGTGTTGGTGAGGCGCCGCACCTCCTGCATGACGTCTCCTCCCTCCAACACCTGTTGCGATGGGAAGCGGTTAGTTACGAGGATGAAACTGTTTATTTACAATGACTGTGGTAAATCTATTGTTACTCGCAGTTTAGTGTATTACCTTGAAATTAATTTGATCTTGGTCACTTTCACAGATCCAGAATTTTTCCTCTCTGACTTTCATGACGCCTCGGAGAGCTTGAGTCTGTCTGTTAGAGTTAGATACTTTAGAGAACAAACAATTAACACAGATAGATTGGTTAAGAAAATATCCAGAAATGGGCAAAAACTGAATGAATGAGAGCTCTAGAGGCATTGTAGGCTAGgctaatataaatgcatatatatcttcagAAATAAGTAAATGATTACCTGATAATGCATAAAAGCGTAAATCAATCTTCTCCTCACCTCCGCAGATGGTCCAGCGCCTTCTCTACCTGCTCAGGGCGCAGAGGCTTCCGTGTGTTCAGAGTATAAAGAACTGATGAAAACCTGCAGCCATGGGTGTGTCCAACGGCGAACATCACCTCACTCGCGTCCGCTTCCCAGAGCCATTTGATCGTCTCGCTCCTCCCCTCAGCCACGCCCCCTGCCACGCCCCTCGCCATGACCCATGTCTGCCTGCTCAAGGAGCTGCTCGCGGGGATCCTCGTCGCCGTCGGCCTCGTTATCGTCGAGGCCAGGCTGCAAAGTCGTGCTTTCTAGTTTGAGGGATTTTcctatgtttgtgtgcatagtatatgatatatgtatatttgtgtgtatacggaAAATAAATGTACAGACCAACCTCATATATCTGCAAATTGTAAGGCTTTTCAGTGTTGCCATGATAGAGTAAACTCTTCCtggaaaagaagaacgagaattTAGATAAAAATACCCCAACAAATACCCAACAATTTTCacgccagagggagagagagagagagagagtgagagcgagtgggaCAAGGCACAtaaacacgatttgtgtaagccattagacccgAAAACCACGTTGGCTCTATGTGTTTACCCCGTGGCTCTATGCCATTTGGAACCATCGTCTCCGCGTGGCCTAGATGATTATAGGTGACCCAATTTGACCCTCATTTGACCTTGCCCAGGTCTCCAAAAGCCCCCGGTCCCCCCCAGATATTCCAGGGGTGTTCCTTTGTGTGTGCTCTTCATCAGTAAAGAGTCCAGCCTATCACTGTCCAACCAATCATTGTATTAAGGGCCCCCACAGCCTGTTACAGCGAGGGAGCCgttgagagagatggacagaaagagagcgagatagggaaTACTACTGACCTGCCCTTTGATTGATGACTGACTACCAGGATCTCAGCAGCCGTGTCGTTTTATGTGCAACATTTAGAGACTCTTATCACGACCTTCAATGACACTTGTAGCACGATTATTTCGTTAatattgtctgtatctctcttgaGAGAAAtaccgaaaaaaatgaaaagcagcTTTATATCACCAAAGTAATTtcgattatataaataaatatatatatatatacatatacatatatatatatatatgtattatatatacatatatatatcacgtacatagatagaaagatgtatgtttatatgtatgtatatatatatatatatatatatatatatatatatatatatatatatgtgtatatatatatatatatatacacatacacatattcgtgtgtgtgtgtgtgtgtgtgtgtgtgcgtgtgtgtgtgtgtgtgtgtacgcgtgtgtatgtatatatatatatatatatatatacatatatatatatatatatatgtttatccatacatacatacatgcatacatagatacaataaatatatgaaaaaaaaaaattaaacatatatatataaatatatatatatatatatatatatatatatatatttatatacatacatacatctacgtgtatgtaagtgtttatatagatacatagatagataaataaatagacagatatgtgtgtgtgtgtgtgtgtgtgtgtgtgtacatatatatatatatatatatatatatatatatatatatatatatatatatgtatatatatatatgtatatatatacatatatatacatatgcatatatacatatacatatatatacatatacatatatgtacatatacacatatatatacatatacatatatatacatacatatacatatgcatatctatacatatacatatatatacatatacatatatgcatatacatatacatatatatatacatatatatatacatatataagtatgtatatgtatatgtatatatatattctttggcgAAGATTTCTGTAGGCACATTCTATAGAACTCTATTCGATCCCCTTCcttcagagagacagaaatggatgaataaataggtagacaaaaAACAGTGAGACtgacacacatacgcgtgtgagtgtgaatgacaGCAGTCGATTGAAACTGCCAGGCACACAAGTACACTGAATTGCTTGctcattatcatctgtatcttGCACTGATACGATAAATGGTCCAACTTGAACTTCGAGAGTAAACGTAGTACCTTTCGACTTCGAGACACCGTTTGACCTTTGATCTGTATCTcgggtctgagagagagagagagagagagagagatagagggagagagaaagagagagagagagagagagagagagagagagagagagagagagagagagagagagagagagagagagggaggggggagagagagagagagagggagagagagagagagagagatagagagagagagagagagagagagagagagagacagacagagagagagagagagagagagagagagagagagagagagagggagatatatatatatatatatatatatatatatatatatatatatatagagagagagagagagagagagagagagagagagagagagagagacagagagagagag is a genomic window of Penaeus chinensis breed Huanghai No. 1 chromosome 23, ASM1920278v2, whole genome shotgun sequence containing:
- the LOC125037601 gene encoding uncharacterized protein LOC125037601, whose protein sequence is MATLKSLTICRYMSLASTITRPTATRIPASSSLSRQTWVMARGVAGGVAEGRSETIKWLWEADASEVMFAVGHTHGCRFSSVLYTLNTRKPLRPEQVEKALDHLRRQTQALRGVMKVREEKFWICESDQDQINFKVLEGGDVMQEVRRLTNTPMGYGQAPLWLTILMPGNGVDARAARRPPHLKEVREKFPHQSYLAITVHHSFVGGPTMPLITQRLVELLNDVIAGRPIDDSRQIGELVPSTEIDAVKRRIREEFERDPARLEAMKEELLACDSEPILLKAFPRPEAVPSSGHVFRDVRPTILQKFTAKCKSEGVTFNSGLQAAINTALVEIVTEAGLQQDAFSLSINLATDVRRYMSRNPLEVLGLHVRPTVHRVVTPARVRDHFWHYCRSLHGSLTGLIRSGLALQQEVVREMTQPPVDPHRYFATPPPVLRDYGLANVGDMTTLIRGEGEHLQITDILMASSAHRFLFMMLHQIYTFRGHCPYSVSYDTSYMTHDTATLIADKVLATIADICK